Proteins from a single region of Dictyostelium discoideum AX4 chromosome 5 chromosome, whole genome shotgun sequence:
- a CDS encoding patatin family protein: MIKNAQIILLSCFLLFIDNVLSQSTTCRAITFSGAGDRGAWEAGVVMGILNVREPEDYKWQFATGISAGSINAIGMSMFSVGDETSGRDFLEKQWLSITRDDVYVNWKDGPIEGLLFKSGLFDTTPLLNLMTTLVNVTSLLQSDRGFLIGATNIDTGDFNRFNKTDPDICLGVVASSSVPAVFPMITKNGYNYCDGGVSYMTPITDTVRLCYDTGATDVIVDVILMGPLEPMENVSSMHTIEVLMRESSIITKNFHLKDIENVYMAFPNATLNIYTPGQKLPGYILGFQYSAEMIKIGLKDGETQNINQNIKKKQQQQQ, encoded by the exons atgataaaaaatgcacaaataatattactttcatgttttttattatttattgataatgTTCTTTCCCAATCAACAACATGCAGAGCAATTACTTTTTCAGGAGCAGGAGATAGAGGag cATGGGAAGCAGGTGTTGTTATGGGTATATTAAATGTAAGAGAACCTGAAGATTATAAATGGCAATTCGCAACAGGTATATCAGCTGGTAGTATTAATGCAATTGGTATGTCAATGTTTTCAGTAGGTGACGAAACAAGTGGACGTGATTTTTTAGAGAAACAATGGTTAAGTATTACAAGAGATGATGTTTATGTTAATTGGAAAGATGGTCCAATCGaaggattattatttaaatccgGATTATTCGATACAacaccattattaaatttaatgacaACATTAGTAAATGTTACAAGTCTATTACAATCAGACAGAGGATTTCTCATTGGTGCAACAAATATTGATACAGGTGATTTCAATCGATTCAACAAAACAGACCCAGATATATGTTTAGGTGTTGTAGCTTCCTCTTCTGTACCAGCGGTTTTTCCAATGATTACAAAGAATGGTTATAACTATTGTGATGGTGGTGTTAGTTATATGACACCAATTACAGATACCGTTCGTTTATGTTATGACACTGGTGCAACCGATGTTATAGTCGATGTAATTTTAATGGGTCCACTAGAACCAATGGAAAATGTTTCTTCAATGCATACCATTGAAGTTTTAATGCGTGAAAGTTCAATAATCACAAAAAACTTTCATTTAAAggatattgaaaatgtttaTATGGCTTTTCCAAATGCAACTTTAAACATCTATACTCCCGGTCAAAAACTTCCTGGTTATATTTTAGGTTTCCAATATTCTGCagaaatgattaaaattggtttaaagGATGGTGAAACtcaaaatattaatcaaaatataaaaaaaaaacaacaacaacaacaataa
- a CDS encoding EGF-like domain-containing protein, with translation MKQNIIIFLLILFVFCFCKIKSENSIIDIYDISKKKVDTYTRYPSDTYETQCDFVFFLLLVDNSNSGQDFNVYTIDFEPSINFTPLFSNSTAQVIGVKVYHVFAGNYSPTIFTSFSNDSSINNSITINYSCQLIDPKTLNYTVFTYNNNSTSNSIFNMGAVFFFNVKSPIQSIYTPSNNNSYTSTFGEGMSFFAIYSTINFNEYNSLNILFWDENYINITFPQVDYKNSNNKNTQIITYPSKIDNFIQYGVNTFPLYKFTSNATNKNPFIYSIGQSSSVDRPVPIYQSKNGDLTYLGKLSEFYPSHVTVFCQYDDKFLPIFNITYNMTELPLYISGKFNIIYTPPNETNLVNTFIFTLFGNSTRKYDYTMIRCITEQIQKIFYFPFGFKHGTNFNFQTKVSFLQQLKSSTTGNNYSFQNDNFNILPNQYINSTGEKPEILFFEMVHLLDCNFLIRIKMKDFFYLYVHNDLGYKVIGFESLVRMENDVGLYEFVFDYITNEFVGLDVYDTLGRSRKYNVGDFISLNPITTINPSHQKLNSYFIHNVSFLLNDIDVTNKSVDNILFFNYDGIDTNTPIIFILSDYVSILYQINNITFGTWNSTISKFQIQFTVPANTQLGNFPWILMIGNGVPLISEVLPDSYQLRIKSTYFDAYGPIFENVIKINNGNYIGFRFVISDPINGFLKGKIVVRGEMDGSIYTFNLNENHIIKGDIYLGEYEINITLSSVCASQYYLITDVELWDRSLNLNQFSTWKAVNLLTNPFINYLNDSEINRIYKQCIGVNDGIDESPPVLLSFEANRTVNSDGSQIISFNFQVFDEDTGLKDEQFPTVYISTGYLRVIEGKSKLLYKNNSTATFTCDIDIPYAFGYKQDIIFSVYGFINNGGYFSGYSTECLKNSSFIYSIPDLPIVERLFIEGTTKITSTGNKLWIMGTKFGPNQLVHIKYYSDTDFSQISQPTKVYGVTMLIEDIKPTDKPFIIKIVDSSPIVINNKESNHFVVTPKVFKYPPPTIFPTLSPIPTNKPQKCIGEPECGGKNQGYCSQSGCICYQPWVGIDCGSQVIIIPQPSTNTSTPTVEIPIIPGNNNNTNNNNQTTNYYIFKSLISIVSLRELDFQSKPIKSFTFEKWIFTTITNSKSKYEAMILNENITTTITVNIEWFKDSTNISFANSQMTIDASSVKYTIEISEYKFSNSLNQLQLVMSASFETDNNNDICSLTKFGDSSKDDNSNYFKIQIDDHSLYGRFIKRAIIDNYVRSIDNVLLDSSMETIKTPSTSQSFIGITIPNYKQSIIVDPDFSVLIDSKSVSNDEEYSICKSKSKLTTTQLIGIIIGSVGFAAVIIFSITYFIIKKHRESRFTKSFDKKLKKLAENK, from the exons ATGaaacaaaatattattatttttctattaattttatttgttttttgtttttgtaaaataaaatcagaaaattcaataattgatatatatgatatttcaaaaaaaaaagttgacaCATATACAAGATATCCCTCAGACACATATGAAACACAATGtgattttgtattttttttattattggtagATAATTCAAATAGTGGACAAGATTTCAATGTTTAtacaattgattttgaaccAAGTATAAATTTTACACCACTATTTTCTAATTCAACAGCACAAGTAATTGGAGTAAAAGTTTACCATGTTTTTGCTGGAAATTATTCACCAACCATTTTTACAagtttttcaaatgattcttcaataaataatagtataacTATAAATTATTCTTGTCAAT tgATTGATCCCAAAACATTAAATTATACCGTGTTTacttataataataactcaacttcaaattcaatttttaatatgggagcagtatttttttttaatgtaaaaTCTCCAATTCAAAGTATATATACaccatctaataataattcatacACTAGTACATTTGGAGAAGGAATGAGTTTCTTTGCAATTTATTcaacaataaattttaatgagtataattctttaaatattttgttttgggatgaaaattatataaatatcaCTTTTCCTCAGGTTGATTATAAAA attccaataataaaaatacccAAATTATAACGTATCCTTCGAAAATTGACAATTTTATTCAGTATGGAGTAAACACTTTTCCTCTTTATAAGTTTACATCAAATGCAACCAATAAAAATCCATTTATATATAGTATTGGCCAATCGAGTTCAGTGGATCGTCCAGTTCCAATATACCAAAGTAAAAATGGAGATTTAACTTATTTAGGAAAGCTTTCAGAATTTTATCCTTCACATGTTACAGTTTTTTGTCAATatgatgataaatttttaccaatttttaatataacttATAATATGACAG AGTTACCATTGTATATTAGTGggaaatttaatattatatatacacCACCGAATGAAACAAATTTAGTAAATACTTTCATTTTCACATTGTTTGGAAATTCAACACGTAAATATGATTATACAATGATTAGATGCATCACAGaacaaatacaaaaaatattttattttccatttgGTTTTAAACATGGAACAAACTTTAATTTCCAAACCAAAGTTTCATTTTTGCAACAACTCAAATCTTCAACTACAGGTAATAATTATAGTTttcaaaatgataattttaatattctaCCAAATCAAT ATATAAACTCAACAGGAGAGAAAccagaaattttattttttgaaatggtTCATTTGTTAGATTGTAACTTTTTAATaagaattaaaatgaaagattttttttatttatatgtacACAATGATTTAGGTTACAAAGTAATTGGATTTGAATCATTGGTTAGAATGGAAAATGATGTTGGACTATATGAATTTGTATTTGACTATATAACCAATGAATTTGTTGGTTTAGATGTTTATGATACATTAGGAAGGTCTAGAAAATATAACGTTGGagattttatttcattaaacCCAATAACTACAATTAATCCATCccatcaaaaattaaattcttacTTTATACATAATGTTTCCTTTTTACTGAATGATATTGATGTCACAAATAAATCAGtagataatattttattttttaattatgatGGAATCGATACAAATACTCcaattatattcattttaaGTGATTATGTATCAATATTATATCAAATTAACAACATTACTTTTGGTACTTGGAATTCAACCATTTCAAagtttcaaattcaatttacaGTACCGGCAAACACTCAATTAGGTAACTTTCCATGGATTTTAATGATTGGCAATGGTGTACCATTAATTAGTGAAGTATTACCTGATTCTTATCAATTAAGAATAAAATCAACTT attttGATGCATATGGtccaatatttgaaaatgttattaaaattaataatggtaattatATTGGTTTTAGGTTTGTAATTAGTGACCCTATTAATGGATTTTTAAAAGGAAAAATTGTTGTAAGAGGTGAAATGGATGGTTCAATTtatacttttaatttaaatgaaaaccATATAATTAAAGGTGATATTTATTTGGGTGAATacgaaattaatattacattATCAAGTGTATGTGCATCACAATACTATTTAATTACAGATGTTGAATTATGGGATAGatctttgaatttaaatcaattttcaaCTTGGAAAGCAGTCAATTTATTAACAAATCCATTCatcaattatttgaatgaCTCTGAAATCAATAGAATATATAAACAATGTATTGGTGTTAATGATGGAATAGATGAATCACCTCCAGTtcttttatcatttgaagCCAATAGAACTGTTAATAGTGATGGTTCccaaattatttcttttaattttcaagTTTTCGATGAAGATACTGGTTTAAAAGATGAACAATTTCCAACTGTTTATATTTCAACTGGTTATTTAAGAGTGATTGAAGggaaatcaaaattattatacaaaaacaattcaacTGCAACTTTTACTTGTGATATTGACATTCCATATGCTTTTGGATATAAACAAGATATAATTTTTAGTGTTTATGGTTTTATTAATAACGGTGGTTATTTTAGTGGTTATTCAACTGAATGTTTAAAGAATAGTTCTTTCATTTATTCAATACCCGATTTACCGATAGTAGaaagattatttattgaGGGTACTACTAAAATTACCTCGACTGGAAATAAGCTATGGATAATGGGTACAAAATTTGGTCCAAATCAACTTGTTCATATTAAATACTATTCAGATACAGATTTTTCACAAATTTCTCAACCAACTAAAGTATATGGAGTTACCATGTTAATTGAAGATATAAAACCAACAGATAAaccatttataattaaaattgtcgATAGCAGTCCGAtagttattaataataaggAATCAAATCATTTTGTGGTAACTccaaaagtttttaaatatccaccaccaacaatttTTCCAACTTTATCTCCAATCCCAACAAATAAGCCACAAAAATGTATAGGTGAACCTGAATGTGGTGGTAAGAATCAAGGTTATTGTTCACAATCAGGCTGTATTTGTTATCAACCATGGGTTGGTATTGATTGTGGTTCTCAAGTTATTATCATTCCACAACCATCAACAAAtacatcaacaccaactgTTGAAATTCCAATTATACCTggaaacaataacaatacaaacaacaataaccaaacaacaaattattacatttttaaatcattaatatcaattgTATCTTTAAGAGAATTAGATTTTCAATCAAAACCAATCAAATCATTCACATTTGAAAAATGGATTTTTACCACAATAACAAATTCTAAAAGTAAATATGAagcaatgattttaaatgaaaatattacaacaacaataacagtAAATATTGAATGGTTTAAAGATTCAACAAACATTTCCTTTGCAAATTCTCAAATGACTATTGATGCATCTAGTGTGAAAtatacaattgaaatttcggaatataaattttcaaatagtttaaatCAACTACAATTAGTTATGTCTGCATCATTCGaaactgataataataatgatatttgcTCATTAACAAAATTTGGTGATAGTTCAAAGGATGACAATTCAAACtatttcaaaattcaaattgatGATCATTCACTTTATGGAAGATTTATTAAACGTGctattattgataattatGTTAGATCCATTGATAATGTCTTATTAGATTCTTCAATGGAAACAATAAAaacaccatcaacatcaCAATCATTCATAGGTATTACCATTCCAAATTATAAACAATCTATAATTGTAGATCCTGATTTTtcagttttaattgattcaaaatcAGTTTCAAATGATGAAGAATATTCAATTTGTAAAAGTAAATCAAAGTTAACCACAACACAACTAATTGGTATCATTATTGGATCAGTAGGATTTGCTgctgttattattttttcaataacctatttcattattaaaaaacatcGTGAATCTAGATTTACTAAATCATTcgataaaaaattaaaaaaattggcagaaaacaaataa